A window from Citrus sinensis cultivar Valencia sweet orange chromosome 3, DVS_A1.0, whole genome shotgun sequence encodes these proteins:
- the LOC127900681 gene encoding uncharacterized protein LOC127900681, protein MDKTWIFCDRLSDEYSDGVDDFLEFAILNSENRMSIRCPCTTCCNMEFLSPQQVRLHLFKKGFLENYLVWNWHGEVDRKPTSVKCQDQPQNQRFRCPDYSYVDDMVHDAFEHCDKDPSSFKNVLEDAEKPLYPGSKHSKLSSLMKLYNIKGLYGWSDSGFSVLWEVLNEILPNGNSLPKSMYEAKKIMKLLGLDYEKIHACRNDCILYRNEFENLSECPRLKRMFQSPQTAENLTWHENKRIRDGKLRHPADSPAWQLIDKKWPDFAQEPRNLRFALSSDGINPHSTLSTTYSCWPVTLITYNLPPWLCMKRKFMMLSLLISGPKQPGNDIDVYLAPLIEDLKTLWDVGVDVFDGYRKQTFNLRAVLMWTISDFPAYGNLSGCTVKGYYGCPVCGINTCACWLPHSRKMSYMGHRLFIENSPKPLSGTNILNLVADIDTKFGKKVQKKRKRGEVEGHNKGKGEGNSKGNSKGKGEGEGECEGDSEIEGEGEGKGNVAQLLYKKRSIFFDLEYWEHLLVRHQLDVMYIEKNVCESIYGTLLHQPGKTKDGINARKDLTHPDLREKINKALIVLAPDEQNKVLPPAPYTLSKKEKKCSVKPCKVLKFMMAIVLILEILFQWMIVVFTGLSLMIVIP, encoded by the exons ATGGACAAAACTTGGATATTCTGTGATAGATTGTCTGATGAGTATAGTGATGGGGTTGATGATTTCTTGGAGTTTGCCATTCTTAATTCTGAAAATAGAATGTCAATTAGATGTCCTTGTACTACTTGTTGTAATATGGAGTTTTTGAGTCCTCAACAAGTGAGGCTacatctatttaaaaaaggttttctagaaaattatttagtttggAATTGGCATGGTGAGGTGGATCGGAAACCTACCTCTGTAAAATGCCAAGACCAGCCACAAAATCAACGTTTTAGATGTCCGGATTATAGTTATGTAGATGACATGGTTCATGATGCTTTTGAGCATTGTGATAAAGATCCTAGTTCTTTTAAGAATGTGCTTGAAGATGCTGAAAAGCCCCTATATCCGGGttcaaagcattcaaagtTATCGAGTCTAATGAAACTGTACAATATAAAAGGACTTTATGGCTGGTCTGATAGTGGGTTTTCAGTTTTATGGGAAGTGCTTAATGAGATATTGCCAAATGGTAATAGTTTGCCTAAGTCCATGTATGAggccaaaaaaataatgaagctATTAGGCTTAGATTATGAGAAAATACATGCATGTCGAAATGATTGCATTCTTTATAGGAATGAGTTCGAGAATCTTAGTGAATGCCCAAG GTTGAAAAGAATGTTTCAATCACCACAAACTGCTGAAAACTTAACatggcatgaaaataaaagaattagagaTGGCAAGCTTCGCCACCCAGCAGATTCACCAGCTTGGCAGTTAATTGACAAGAAATGGCCTGATTTTGCCCAAGAGCCGAGAAATCTTCGGTTCGCTTTATCATCTGATGGGATTAACCCACATAGCACACTTAGCACTACTTATAGTTGTTGGCCTGTTACATTGATAACATATAACCTTCCTCCGTGGCTGtgtatgaaaagaaaatttatgatgTTGTCTCTACTGATATCTGGTCCTAAACAACCTGGAAATGACATAGATGTATACCTAGCACCATTGATTGAGGACTTAAAAACCCTATGGGATGTAGGCGTCGATGTGTTTGATGGTTATAGGaaacaaacttttaatttacgAGCTGTGTTGATGTGGACAATTAGTGATTTTCCAGCTTATGGAAACTTGTCTGGGTGTACTGTTAAGGGGTATTATGGTTGTCCAGTTTGTGGGATAAACACATGTGCATGTTGGCTACCGCATAGTCGGAAAATGTCATATATGGGTCATAGGCTGTTTATTGAAAATTCTCCTAAGCCTTTGTCTGGTACAAATATCTTAAACTTGGTGGCTGACATTGACACCAAGTTTGGGAAAAAGGTCCAAAAAAAGCGTAAACGGGGTGAGGTTGAGGGTCACAATAAGGGTAAAGGTGAGGGTAACAGTAAGGGTAACAGTAAGGGTAAAGGTGAGGGTGAGGGTGAGTGTGAGGGAGATAGTGAGATTGAAGGTGAGGGTGAGGGTAAAGGGAATGTAGCTCAGTTGCTGTACAAAAAGAGATCAATCttctttgatttagaatattgGGAACATTTGTTAGTTCGCCATCAACTAGATGTGATGtatattgagaaaaatgtatgCGAGAGCATCTATGGCACATTACTCCATCAACCGGGGAAAACAAAAGATGGAATTAATGCTAGAAAAGATCTTACACATCCAGACcttagagaaaaaattaacaaagcattgaTTGTATTAGCTCCTGATGAACAAAACAAAGTCCTGCCCCCTGCCCCGTACACTTTAagtaagaaggaaaaaaaatgttctgTGAAACCTTGCAAAGTGTTAAAGTTCATGATGGCTATTGttctaattttagaaatattgtTTCAATGGATGATTGTTGTCTTCACGGGCTTAAGTCTCATGATTGTCATACCTTGA